Part of the Plutella xylostella chromosome 22, ilPluXylo3.1, whole genome shotgun sequence genome is shown below.
ATGAAAATAGTTTGTAGATAGAAGGTATTAGCCGTGGTACTTGAATACATTCCATTCGGGACGATATACATTCCTACCATGCACCTGACCGTCTCAGAGTGACAATGCTACACTGTATTCCGTCCATTTCCGGCATATATAGACATGAAATattagttgtgtaaacttttttattttatttttgttgaaGTCATTGGAGTTCTTCAGTTTTACCTAACTGTGGGGGAGACGAAGTTGTTTAAATATGAAACTCACTGTATATGGGGGTCGACAGTCCTTCTCTCCTCGTCGTCGACAGTCGGTTCCACGACAGACGCGAATGCTTGCAGCCAGTCATACAGGTTGATGTGTTTCCCGCACTCCCGGTGCAGCTTGTAAACTAGGGATATATCTGGGAGCGTCGACGTCGTACTGTCTATGGTCGGTAGATGGCAGCAGTTGCACTGAAAcagaaatattatgtttacggCAAATCCATTTTTAAGTCATTCCACtgcagaaaatattatttctacgGTATGGGACTTGTTGCTATAAAGATATCCGCAAAATACAAAGGCGCCTATGATGCAGTGGCCTTCCTACGTAATTTATACTCTACAGTGTAAAGTCTAATGAGTACCTACAGATATAGTTTTACCTAAAATTAGGTAGGTCTATTTCAATACCCGGTCCCGGATTCTATCCCCGAACGGAACCATAAATTTGATTACTCATctaaatttgttttgtgaaacTGATGGAACAAAGCTCACCTCGGCACTCTAATCTATCGGCTGatcttaattatatttaccgccgtggtaaaaaaaacataataaatcatttaacaATCTACCACTAACCTGCAAGTAATGTTCAGGATTGCTAAGCGCAGTGTGCACGGCGCCGCGCGGCGACCCCACGATCTGCTTCTTCACACTCGCGACATCACTGAAGAAGAATATCTCGTGGAACGGCTGCGTGTGTGGCGGCTGGAGACCCTTGTGGAACACCTTCTCTAAGTAGTTGACCAGGCGAGACCGGATCATCTCGTATTCGGACGGGATTTTCTCTCTTTGTGTCGCTTTTAGCAGTTTCTGTAAACGGAAAGTAGATTTAAAGCGTGTTAGTTCACAGGCAGTTTAAACCCAGacgatatgcacaaaggtccattcgagagagccaagTGCAgttacttacacccccacagagaataagaaaaataatatagttaGTTCACATAGAGCCAGTGTGAACAATGCAAAAACTACTATTTATATGTACAAGCGTCTAAACTTTGATTGGTTTTAGATAGATTAAGTTTAAAGAACCTTGATTTGGAACCCATAATTATGCATAATTTTCATGTATTTATTATCACCAATATTACACCATCTTATAAAGAAATCTCACCTCTTTCAATTTGTATCTGTTTCCAGGAGTAGTGACCATCTCCACATCCTCATTTTCATCTGCATCGTTAACTGTAACTGTAGCTTCTGTACTGGCATTCTGAACATTCCTCAGGAAAATCGTTAAATGCACTCTGACACTCTTCAAAAAGTTTGTCCCAAGGCTTTCATTTAGGACTAATGCATCCTCTTTgactaaattatttttacttggAGTCATCCTTAGTGGGACGACTGGGGGGTCGTTTTGTAGTGCAGTGTTGATGACTTTCAAGGCACCTTTGATACTCTCCACGAGTTTCACCTGCGACTGAAAGTTCAGTAGTTGCATGCACTCTTTGAAACCTGCTGTTTCTGTAATGCATTCGGCTGCGCACTTTTTGTACATTTCTCGCACCTGAAAGgaaaatgatatttatttaatatgttggtatGAAAGTGACCTTGTTACTTCAGGgccatttaatttaatttctatGCTGTATTTGTTAATATGCCAGTAAACCAACTTGCAGTAGGATTAATTATTCGAACCGACAATCAgacaataatatattatggtcCTTACCGATTTCCCCAACACATTCTTTGGCAAGTCCTTAACAAATGCAGAAAATAGCCTCAAACACGTGTAGAAACTGTACAAGTAATCATGTAGCCGGTTCAACTGTTCACACAGAGTGTCTCTCAGGAAGTTATCGTCTTCGAACAGACTGATCCTGGCTCGGCAGTCTTGAGATTCGAGGAATGGACGGAAGGATGGAAGATGCCTGATATTTTCCAAGTCCTCAGCGGTGAGCACAAACACTGTGTCGTCTATTTCTTCCCGCTTGCAGCAGAGAGACTTCATGTTGTCTCCGTAGTAATGTTCCATCATGCAGTACTGGAATTGAGAAAagtgataatattaaattaacttttatatGTGTTAAATACACACACTTATACCATAGTATTCCATAAATCTACACTGTAGTTTGTTGAAGTGACTGTAGTTGATTTGTTTACTTGAATCTTAGTAAGCAGATTATTGCGCACGACTggaaaaattgacaaatctACCTAAACTGTCCCAAACGTTAAATAAAGTACTAGTGAACCCCACCGGGTGACAATTATATTATGCGTAAATAAACTCGTTAAATGCTTTTCCACCAACCACATCGTGTTTAACGCGAATTGCGATATTGTGAcctttatctacgtcgataacggtGCATTGAGTCATAATGTGTCGTAGCCTGCACAGAAACCTGAACCTTCTTAGAGTTACATTGCTACCGAGagagggtcaggtttctttgcagcTCAATAGTAACGGAGCCATGTCTACATCCACTTGGGACTGCACATGTAAATAACGGCTTACCTTAACACTCTGTATGAGTCCCGTGACGGAGAAGTCGTAGAACAAGAAGACGTCGGTGAGCAGCTCGAGCGCGCGCCCCGACACGTGGAACGGGGACGAGTGCGTCAGGAATATGTCCTCTAACACCTGGAATTGAATAAATTGTGCTTATGTAAATGCTAACACCTGGAATTGAGTAattgtacttatgtacatacatacagtagCAGAGAGAGACTATGTGGGGAGAGTGAATTGTATGTTTAGTTACAGTGAACTTTTCATCTCTACCTTGTAACTTGtgcaataattattgtgtaactcaataaatatatattttataattatatctgtTCATTCGATTCATTCAATGTATAAAAGTACAGTGAAGTCACTAGGTGTGTATGCTGTACGAAACGAGAATCATAACTTTATTGTAATCTCCCTTACAGGTATTCTTACTTATATTACTATTCTTCCATGCTCCTATCTTACAGATAACCTACCTCGTAGCGATCCAGGTAGCACAGGCAGGTACTTGATGACTAAATACGAAGTTTTGGAGAATAGAGTTGTGGGtcagaaaaacaaaacaaaccttACCTGGTTCATATAAACAGGGGAGGAGTGTGAGTGGAACACCTTGATGAGTAGTTTGGAGGACACGTGGTAGGGGAAGGACTTGTGCAGCGCTGACACCGACGTCGCCACCCCGAATATAAACACTATGGGCAGCGACGATATGTACGAACTGAAATGATATGAAACAGTGCTattgaaaaaagaaaattataacatcTGGTCCAAACTCTTCTGgtggttttaaaaatatttctaaatAAAGAATGAGACTGATATTGCGAGTCTTTACAGGATGTTACGCAATTTCAAACAAGCAACCTACAACAAGAGCTGGGTATGATTTTTAGCATGACTGTATCAACATAAAATCTAGATTAAAATTACCTGATGATCATCACAAAATCCTGTAAAACATTACAGTTAAAGCTCTCGAAGTCAGGAATGACTACTACTAGAGACTTTGTGGAATGACTTTTCCTCTTTTTCTTTGGTGATAAGTTCATGTTATTGTAGTACAATTCATGGTACCACTTCTTCAAAGTAGTCATAGTGCAATGACTCTTCTTCAGTTTCTTTCcttttgttatattatttatgctTTCATCCAAATCTTCATCTTCATAATcctataaaaataacacattatcaaagtcatgaaaattagcataaataaagtaagtattatattataatttataagtaattagtttaattttacataCAGCTGTTGCATGACCATGAATAAGTTGCCACACTGAATTTTCTATCAAATGCTTTACAGTGGGTGCATCCTGGGAGTTCACCATTGCTATGTGCGGTGTCACATCTTCCCTGAaaacaaaatagaaaatattttataaatataatcttTAACCCGATagcctattttattttaatcttctTTTTTTCAAGTATCACTCCCAAGCATCCCAAATCATGTTCACACAAACTCATACCATACTGTTGCTGCATTCCTGCATTGAGAAAGGCAGACAAACATACTTTTgcatgatatatttttaaccacTTACATCACATGGTGACCCaatggtacctacctacctacatcagACAGAATTGATACTAAGTACTGTCtctgataaaaaaaattgcaaatacTTTGGTAGCAGCTAAGGAGTAAATCCAATGGAGAAAAATATTACCGGATTTTGTTGAGAAGAGCCTCGAACTGCGACACATGGTCAGGCTGGTTGACTCCCGTCAGTAGAGTGGCGCTTGGGATTATGCCGTCATCCAGCTCACATGACTCCCGCGACTTGCTGAAAGACTTCACATAGCTCACTATGTCATTGAGGAGCATGCTGTAAGTTTTTCTGTTGAGATCCTGTAAATTTTAGTTACagtttattgcatttttttatctaagtaaatcTAATAAGCAggaatacataattatgtattctaTGAAACTTACTTACCTgaatttcattttcaatagTATTCCAATTACTTTTGAATATAGAATACCATGGttcatttataaatttcgATTCAAACAGTGTTGCTGTTTTGCTGCGCTGTTTAGTCTTTTTCCaaccatttttaaataaaaatactccCTGTAAAAGATTTTTCTCTGATTTAGAAATGAAATGCAGGACACGAATTAATTATCCTGGGTTTGATGTTCGTTAATGCCTTTATTTATAACTCATTGGTTtgataaacaaataaactaaccTCTAACctaagttaatattttttgttcaataaCCAATTCAATTTACCTTAGACACTGATACTGTAGCTTCCATTTTAAATGACTAATACTCTAAATTTGTTAAcgtaatattttaatgtttcatTTAAATGATCTTCACAGAAAATCCACAATACAACTAAGTTTACAGTTAGGTTAGATATACTCGATATTATGTActattgttattaattaagCACTAAAATCAACCGAAGTCTTtatgaaataactttttaaaagcaaatatccataaaataacttctataaatgataaaagtaataatgtaaacaaacagaaTAGGGATGTCGAAATAATATCGatgtatcgatatatcgatatatttttatgaatctATCGATATTTTCCGACGATATATTGTAAACCGATATATCGATGTATCGATATAAATAATCAAGTATCGAAAACATATCAAAatcgatatatttttcattaacaaTACCCTTTTGTTTGCGTCACAACGCAATGCGGCGATGCTAGCTCGCAACTGTGTACCGAGCGAGAGTGTAAAGGGTTCATCATACATGTCAATACACGACACTGGCACAAAGtgaaaatagtattttttaataataaacgaATTTGATGTCGCAAGGATTTATTCCTATTAAGCTaccgatatatcgatatatcgatattttttattcgataTATCGATTTCAGTAAcgatataaaagataatatcgatatatcgaaatATCGATACTTTTTTGCACTTTCGACATCCctaaaacagaaaataatttcTCAACTGACTGAACTTGAACTGTCATGTCATGTCAAAAACACGCGCGCAAAATGCGGTGTAGTTCTACCAACTTAAgaaaaccatatttttttctgctCTGTGTTACTATCTCGGAATATTAACTAAGTTTGTAACCATAGACAACCAAAACCAGGTTCATAACTACTTGTGAACAGATAGCATGgttaaataatacctaccctaTCTTGAATAATAGAACTAGGTCTAGACTGGTGAAGCACGGGCACGTCGCCACGAAAGCTAATGAAGAGAGAGCGGTTGGTTACCATTCCTATACtcaatatgaaaatattaataggtacctacttaatcacTAGTTGTTAATTCTAGTTTCAGACTATCACAGGTAATTCTGAGACTTTAGGTCAGGACCCGCCAAAGCAAAGGTCAAtgtgataggtaggtacaggtaCAGATACAGGTAGTACTCACCTTAGCGCATATTATCTACCATCCTCTTTTCGCTGGCCCACCTTGCATGGAGGtaactttatagttttatagtacataggtacttacctaaattttACTAATCACATCTAATAAACTGCTTAGTTTAGCTGGAGCAAAGGttagctggaagagaatgctgatagcattaagttcgcctatgtaggtacatatttttatttttgtgcaataaagaatttaataataataataatagttactTACTAGGTACGATTAATTACGATAAGCcgtcaataaaaaaacatattgcTAAACAgaaaacacatttattataaattttaatttagattaCATTAAACACTCGTAACTTTACAATTTGAGTTCTTATACTTATATGTAACTAGGTATAGTTTGTacaaatctataaaaaaatatcgtaGGCTACCTAAATGGAGATTCATTACTTTAACGAGTTACTTCAAGGcacattaataaatacctacgacAAActtgaaatatattattttaggtgCAGTATAGTCTACGTACTTATCCTAACTGCTCCTTTATTCATGAAAGAAACACTTGGCTTAAGTAAGGGTAAGGTAAGGGTTTAGCTAGGTAGATAGTGAGATACCTCTACCTCGGTATATATTTTAGTGTGAGAAAGATATTGAAGTTACTCATGTCTATAgataaattacttttattacctacctactactactAAGATTCTGTAACTTTACAACAGGCACATTTATTTACATCCACTTTACATCCTACCCACAGCAGCCTAGTAGGTGTAATCATAATTTAACTTAACTTCTTAAACAACTCATATGACAAAaccaaacaaaatattcatacTTATAGGACAACAAAACCATCGCATTTGCTAAACTATATCACTCGGCTGGAGATCTAGGAGGTGCGGTGGCCTCTTCGCACGGTGACCTCCTTTCTTCCTCCGTGTTGTATTTGTACTCTCTGTCGTGTAATTGTTCTGAGGGCGGGGGCGACCGGTTGTCTATGGCCGCGCCTTCAAGAGTCGGTGGAGGGTAGGGCATGCCCTCGGCACTGCCGTAGACTTCGCCAGCGCCCACGTACTCAGATGCTTGGTAGCCGTAGCTGTTTATTCTGGAATGGGTAGGTTTAAAGGTTAATTTTACAGTTTCAGCAATCGTTTCACAGATCTAGAGCGACATTAACTATTTGGAAGGATTATATTCTGAGCATACTACTACTGAAATGTTACACAAGATGAGGTAGAGGCCCTTGATGACGATGATAAATAACAGCCAATATGTATAGTTAGCATATCTATATGTATAGCTAAGTAGTTAGTTGTACTAGTGATATATACGGTCATACAGTAGTAATAACTTACCCATTAGGCCAGTACGAGATATCCTCAATAGCATGATGAGCATACGGCGCGTACGCATGCTGATAATACGGCGAGTGATGTTGCGCAGGCGCTTCATACTGCAGCGGGTAGAgaggcgcgggggcggcggcgggcgcgggggtggcggcgggcggcgcgggggtgTACTCCAGAGGGGCAGGGTACGGGGGGGTGCGGTAGGGCGCGGGGGACGAGGTCGGCTGCGGGGAGCCCCCCTGCCAGTACCCGCTGCCGCCGGTCCAGCTGTAGCTGCTGGTGCCGTTGACGGGAGTGCTGGATGTCCGCTCTGAAGTGCTGTAGGTTGCTGGAAGAAGGGTGTTCTGTTATAGGCCAAACGGTTAAAACCTATAGATTTTAGGTACTGACTCGGGGGCATAGTAAAGTTAAGGCTGTAGACGGCTATGTTCTCTTAACTGCATAAAGAGGGGTCACAACACTGCTGTATATAAAGCGGTTTGAGTAATCTTAGCAAATAAACGATGCcttcaaatttaattttagaataaCTTATCAGTATCTGTTCAGGTTTCTATTCAGGATGTTAAAAATAGTAGAGCTTTCTTGGTCACTGGACTTTTTTACCATGgaggttagtttttttttcgataacTTTTAAAGTCGTAAAGCAAATATTCTTAGAATTACGATATGAGCCACGCCGGTTTTagttactataccactttcaCTACAGCCTGTAGGCCCTACTAGACTAATGATACTTACAAGGAGGCGACAGAGTCCTAGGGCGGGagggcggccgcggcgggtAGGGCGCCGCCCGCCGGCTCGCCGAGTTGCTGCCGCCGTACAGGGACTGAGATGCCACGAACCAACCGCCGACTGGAAAGTAAGTGATAGGATTTAGTAAACGTAGGTTAAACCTtacaatatttgaaaaaaaaactaattaagtaCTAATTTATCAAACAAGGCGAGCTTATTACCGTTTTTTGGAATGGTCCATGGTGCGAGAActaaatatggctagttttttattttcggttttaagcataaaattttggcaaaaaattaaaaaaaaccttaaatatcttagaaatggttaagtatcggataatgcattattgggttcaatcgactggaaatgccttcctctatcacctcctgaaaggatcaggtctacttaccaataaccctgtataagtattataattatagagtttatctgtttttaaagaaatatttgACGCGGCCGGTTCTCGCACCCGGGATCCTCACTACAACAGTTAGAGTTACTATAACCACTGCGCGGTTGTCTAGTAAGGTGGGGTGAGACAGTCACCGGGCGAAGACTATCAATGTGTAAAAATTAGTTATAAGCAgcttcatgaaaaaaaattaaaaatgatgatACAAAAAGTATAGGTTGCAGTATTTGGTAACAATTTAAAGGTGGTGATATAGCAAGGGCTACCACACTAGGCTAGGCCTGTGTCGTGGAATTCATTCTCTAGTTTATAAAGCTGCTAAAGTGGTAACCACCCTACACACACATCTGAAAGCCACTCACACTGCGGGTACTGATGCGGCGAGGAGCTCTGCTGCGGGTAGTGGGACCCGACAAAGTCCCTCTGGTAGTACCCCTCGGGCCGCTCCTTCGCGTCCAGAAACGCCTTCGCGAACGGGTTGTACTTGATCTTCAGTGACGTCACCTCTTCGTTCTGGTACGCGGTGACTGCGATGAACTGCGTCTCCGGGAACGGGTACGTCATGATGCGGCGCAGGTCCGTGCCTACTTTTACGAGGTGGACTCGCGGCTCGTATTTGTGTAAGGAGTTTAGCATTATCTGGTGaggaaagaaataaaacatgtTATTATCTATAACTTGCACAAGTTTCTCGACGTTTTGTCACATACAACACGCGCTTGCGCTTCGGTATACTTGCACAAGCTTTCAGTTCCGGTATACCGTGCAAGATAACCGATACGTGTGTGGAAGATATTGAAGATGCATCAAGTTTTAGGTATATAGCAAAAGAATTATGAATACCTATAATCGGAGAATGAAACTATAAGATAGATTAAATTATGTAGAGACTTTAGAGTAGTTTGGTTGGCTATGCTATTATCGCATTCTAACACTATCTGCGAACACTCATGCAGAGTAAATCAGCGTCTACCGGCTGGCTACTCCATTATTTGCGCAGCTCTTTAATCCCTACCTCCTAAGCAGCCAAACAACAACAGTGTATTAACAAAAGAGCgtttaacattaaaataatgtgCGCAAACATAGCGtaaacacaataattattacaaatgaTAGCGTACAGTGACCGCTAAACAGTCAGTAAAGATACAGATTTCACACTAAGATGACAACATATGGATCTGGATACAGCGGAGCATTCAACTCGTTTCGACCCCCAGTGAGAAATTGTTCTTATCGTATTCCAAACTAATGTAATCTCTATTGTAGGGTCAGAAAGAGCTGTTTATGATTCAGTTGGATGTAAATCCACGGGACAAAGCTGTTCTGATCAGTAGcacatttgtttgttttctcGTTCATTTGCACCGCATGTATGTATCCTACCGTGAGAAAGAGGCTGCTCCGAATTAGCGGGGAATCGAAACTGTATCGGAGTATCTACCACCTACGTACGAGGTGCTCTCCAATGAAAGTCGCTGTTTGTTTAACTGTACCGAGATCGATATGAATATGTGATTGTTGTTTTAATTAGATCGGTGCGCGCTGGAAAGGTGATAGTTCCGTGAAAAGCAGCTTTTTGATGTTTGAACTGAAGCGTAATGTTTAATAAGAACGGCCATTATTCAGTTTACAGAAGCTTGGATGTGTACCTACACGAAATGACTATATAGCATGAAGCCTAATTTACTTTTAGTGAACTACTTAGTTAATAAACAACATCATGTGAATTTCCtatgaaaattaatttatttcattctttgtTTTACCAATCTAggatataagtgtacaaaaggtggacttaatgcgtaaaacattttctaccagccaaacTACATGTGGTACAGAAAATGTAAGTAGAAAAAAGAaaggtgtacaaaaaaaaaaagatttaggtacctacggtacgacagttaaataaagataaa
Proteins encoded:
- the LOC105381954 gene encoding T-related protein, with protein sequence MAASHILSAVEPSVGGGGRGGREREVSVALDDRDLWVRFQTLTNEMIVTKNGRRMFPVVKVSAGGLDPTAMYTVLLEFVQVDSHRWKYVNGEWVPGGKAEVPPSNAIYIHPESPNFGAHWMKEPISFAKVKLTNKTNGNGQIMLNSLHKYEPRVHLVKVGTDLRRIMTYPFPETQFIAVTAYQNEEVTSLKIKYNPFAKAFLDAKERPEGYYQRDFVGSHYPQQSSSPHQYPQFGGWFVASQSLYGGSNSASRRAAPYPPRPPSRPRTLSPPSTYSTSERTSSTPVNGTSSYSWTGGSGYWQGGSPQPTSSPAPYRTPPYPAPLEYTPAPPAATPAPAAAPAPLYPLQYEAPAQHHSPYYQHAYAPYAHHAIEDISYWPNGINSYGYQASEYVGAGEVYGSAEGMPYPPPTLEGAAIDNRSPPPSEQLHDREYKYNTEEERRSPCEEATAPPRSPAE
- the LOC105381489 gene encoding origin recognition complex subunit 3, whose product is MEATVSVSKGVFLFKNGWKKTKQRSKTATLFESKFINEPWYSIFKSNWNTIENEIQDLNRKTYSMLLNDIVSYVKSFSKSRESCELDDGIIPSATLLTGVNQPDHVSQFEALLNKIREDVTPHIAMVNSQDAPTVKHLIENSVWQLIHGHATADYEDEDLDESINNITKGKKLKKSHCTMTTLKKWYHELYYNNMNLSPKKKRKSHSTKSLVVVIPDFESFNCNVLQDFVMIISSYISSLPIVFIFGVATSVSALHKSFPYHVSSKLLIKVFHSHSSPVYMNQVLEDIFLTHSSPFHVSGRALELLTDVFLFYDFSVTGLIQSVKYCMMEHYYGDNMKSLCCKREEIDDTVFVLTAEDLENIRHLPSFRPFLESQDCRARISLFEDDNFLRDTLCEQLNRLHDYLYSFYTCLRLFSAFVKDLPKNVLGKSVREMYKKCAAECITETAGFKECMQLLNFQSQVKLVESIKGALKVINTALQNDPPVVPLRMTPSKNNLVKEDALVLNESLGTNFLKSVRVHLTIFLRNVQNASTEATVTVNDADENEDVEMVTTPGNRYKLKEKLLKATQREKIPSEYEMIRSRLVNYLEKVFHKGLQPPHTQPFHEIFFFSDVASVKKQIVGSPRGAVHTALSNPEHYLQCNCCHLPTIDSTTSTLPDISLVYKLHRECGKHINLYDWLQAFASVVEPTVDDEERRTVDPHIQVRFTRAVAELQFLGFIKTSKRKTDHVMRLTW